The DNA segment ACCAGGTTTCGAAGCCATTTTTGAGAAATTAGGGAAATGAAAAACAAAGGGTGTGAGGGAAAGGAATTTGAACCCTCATATGTAGAAGTGTTACTTATATGCAAAGGTAACCTTTCAAATTCAAAAAGGCGTACGGACGGAAATACGTGTCCAAACAGGGTAAATACAATTGTCATCCCAATGATGACCCAACTGTCACATCCTATCTTGTCGCCGTCACTTCCCCACAACGTAACGGCACTACACCCAACGAATTTAGTATTGAGCATAATACACTAACTTTTCTTTTCTCTCCTAGTCCAAGCTAATGAAATTCTTTTCATGAACtcggactggggggacatgacgaggtatgacccgcatcggtcaacccgacccggtcattacctattattttaatataaatagatAATTATAAATGATTATTCTAGAACTTTCCATCTCCGCACGGAAGTTACacaaccaaatctccaacttttcgggaagatcatgcaaatccctaacttatcggaatATATCCTAAGTTAGAGGAAACCCTCATGGAAAAACTATAAATAAAGGTAAACGTATAAGGTATGATCATCTTGCTCTCATATAACTTTCTCCTCTCAATCTTTACTCCcacaaaccgagacttattctcacgccggagggtggttacatgAATAACctcattcctgtaacgagtcctaacggtgtttctgttttgcagctaACTGTTCGGGTCACTGATCATTGAAGTCCTAGCCCGTGATCACCGTGTAGGTCAATGTTTCTTcatatatcatattttcgacaagaagaaaatatattatttttgagaagtaaaaatatattttcctagagTTTTTAGAaggtatattatttttgggaaaaatatacattttcttgggtaaacttgaaaatatattgttttgaaaatatatatTGGAAACATATTGGCATTTAGAATAATACACCGGAATATGACGCCAATACatggcaagatatacaaatacaacaacacgaatacacatgtatgagatacccccatccttgggaaggaaatacgaataatAATACTTGAAAAGCATTATTGCAAAAAtgttgtttaacaattattctgaaatttaataaatataatttaagttaaaatattaattattttaacagaTAATTATATGCTTGGAATAATAACGAAgacactttaaaacgtaactcaaaggcactaattaataccaagacaaggcacgacccgtccgtctaatagacattagtactttgtaggtagtcgtgtttgctgaaggaACGTGAGTTACGAGTAttgaagacgcaagactgtgagttcatgtcccccttttctcttaactgttttcatttttataacttcaggggtgaagtacatgtttcAAACGACTACAAATGCTTACAGACAaatacaattggtatggttagctaaggaaagtacaatagatcatgtgaatgggtaggcgcatacttaaggccattaatcctcgcagtaggaccgagggacaggagtgATAGATcttttgggtgtagcgagccccatccATGAGTCTGCCGAATgggccatgtggtgactatgtcttacagccggaagcccggtacaaagtctgctaggtttgagtcttcctgcaccatgtcacgtatattaatgtattagctacacattaattgatctgtttccttgttgctttcataccgggacttataaacttacatacatacttacaacgatttcaaaggtttatacatacacacaaacaaacacatgaactcgctcaacttttgttgatgttttcaaactacatgtatttcagggattTAGTAAGTGGATCTGGTGGACGatggaagtttttatgctgcgttaaggataaaagatgtcatccatggtctttgagtatggtcagtgtgtcttattcctggacgagacacgccTTCAAAACCTTGGTgttattcaatatcttttgatgagtccttaatgaactcataaacaatttgtatggtttgtaaaacttgaatttgaagtctacgttttcaaaacaatgttgttatgttttaaacttatttaatggtgacgaatctatggttttatcatatagttgttgttatgattgaatgcaatggtattaagaaagtcacaccataatcacgcttccgcaaaagtcaggatGTGACATTTGTGTCAAGATGGTTAGTTGTGAATGCATGGATGTGGGCATAAATAATCCAAAATAAAGAATTTAAATGTTTTATACTTatgttatttgttttttttttgcctGGATCTTGTTTTGGAAAACGTTTATTCTCCTAGTAAAAATTAGTATTTCTTTATTCCAAGTGTGTGATTCAATTCATCATGCCCCGATGTTTTTACATtaggtcggggtgtgacacttcacATAGTGAGTCAAAGAAGGCGATCACTACCTTTTTCTAGTGAGACGTAAAAGGTGGCTACTACATTGATATTAGTGAGACGAAGAAGGTGATCACTTCATTTGAAGAGTGATGATTGTACAATGTAAATTACCTTTATCTAGTGCGATATTGGTGTCCCGATGATCTATTGTTTTAAGAAACATTTATAGTCTTTTTACCCACTATCTATCTATTTAAAAGACAACCTAATGAACAATAATTATCTATCTATTTAAAAGACAACCTAATGAACAATAATTATCTATCTATTTAAAAGACAACCTAATGAACAGTAAATGTATTTGATTAGTGGATGGGGGCCGGTCTTGAGCTATGATTGAACTGAGTATTCCTTTGTTTTTTCTGCCCGCTACACGTCTAGACTTCACCATTGTTCTCCTCAGCCACATATTTATTCCTCATCCAACAGTTCCCATCCCCATTAAAGTGGCATCTGATCAAAGTGACATCGAATTTCACATGACGATTCATTATATTCATTAGAAGGTGTATCATGTATGGATTAGTCTCAGGCAAGGGTGCACataaattttaataaattaatataaaacaaaaataaagttCCCATCTATATCTCTGTATCTCTTGCTACTTTTCTCCCTATCTCTACCCTTTTTATCACCTCTATCCATCATACTACCACCAACAACCACCATAtatctctctctcacacacatcCTTCATCCAACCGAAACCCTAACCCCTCATGTAAACAATCCACCGGAGCTCCCAACCCTGCCACCGCAGCCGCCGGAGCTGATGCTGCGGTCGTCACGTCGCCGGAGCAAAACCACAGCAGGTGGTATGCGTACAGAAAATCACAAAGACGTGAAGCTAAAGGCTCGGATATATGAGATGGATCTTTGAATTGCGTGGATACACCGACACCGGAGGCTAAAGGCTTAGGTGTAGAGAAATATAAGTCGTGAAGCGGTTGAATTTCTCTTTTGTTGACAATGTTGTCAAAGAGGTTTCAAAGGGTATTCATGATTTTGCTAAACCGTTGATTGCTTTAATGAAGGATTCAGGATGGGATCTAGATGAAGCTGCAAGTTCAATCCAAGATTCGGTTGTGTACTCTGTTAGATCTCATAAGAAATACGCATTTGAAGCTTACATTTCAAGGAGAACGTTATATGGATTTTCTTTGAAATCCCACAGTGTTGATTATGTTTTGAGGTTATTAACTCGTCAAAATGGCAAGGTGGGTTAGGCTTCTTCAGGGTTTCACGGCTTCAGATCTAGAAAGTGAAATTTTTGTAGTGAATCGTGGAACCGGATTCTCTGATAATTATGTGGAGAGTATTGAAGGATTGTTTGATGATATGGGTGGTCAGAAAGAGAGAGGGGTcaaagagagatagagagagataACTTTTAAAAATCGTTaggatttttatattatttacatAACTAGTCCCTATGAAGATGAattgacaaaaataccctcatgtgcaaggcacatgactaaatttaactaaaaaaattgactgggttaggcctaaaggacaaaacgtgcaagattttaaaatataaagtaTAAAACTCGTCGATTATAAACACAAAGAACACCGCTTGAAAATGAATATAAAGATAAAGGGCTATTTTTGCAATTCActctttaaaaaaatattaagaaTTGTTTTGTTAAATGATAAACGAATTAGAATTTAAACtgggaaaaaaaaaaaagaaaagtattaaatttaaaataaaaaaaaaagacaaaaaaaaggaAGACAAATAGTCAgttagtgacataggcttaagcTCTTTAGATTTTGTTTTTGCCGATAAcccccaacccaacccaacccaacccaaccctaGCCCCAGTGGTTCGCCTGGTATTTTTTCAGCTTCGATCGAGACGAAACATCCACCACTGCGAATCACCACTTGTTTTGGTCGACATCTCATCTCAAAGCTGCAGGTCTCCGATACCTTTCAATCTCTCTTTCTTTCTTTCACTTATGTGAAAGAAGTGCTTTGTTGTATATATAGATAATAACTTTTGTTTAATTTGGTGATAGAGATGACTTGGTGTCAACATTGTGCACAAAATACTGACACACATCGTGATTATTCAACCGGCACCATGTATCTAACCATTCTATTTCTCTTCCTTCCTTCCTTCCTTCCTTactcttttattttatttattattattatgtttaacTGTTACTACTTTACTTTCAGATGCTGTGTTGATTGTGGAAAAGTAGTATCTCAAGAAGTATACACAGAAGATACCCAATTTGTTAAAGATGCAGCAGGAGGGGTCTGTTTCTTTtacttttacttttttttttctagtgtTCTGTCTGTCTGTATATCTAACTTGTTGTATATAATCGCAGGCCCGTATGGATGGCAATATTGTTAGATCGGCTACAACTTCTTTTGCGGACTCGCATAGAAGGACATTGAGTAAAGGTACTACattttgtgtttgtgcttgattGTATATTGTTACATTGCATACTCGATTGCAACGATATTTTCTTATGCTGCAGGGAATGATATAATTTATTGGCTCATAGAAAAATACGGGATCAATGATGTTAATCATGCTACTCAGTATTACGTGGTTTGTGTTCGTGCTTTTcatatatattagtttttttagATATTGGCATATTGATTCGTTCGTAATTGTAGATAGCTGTTGAGCGTGGGTTCACGAGAGGACGTAGAACGGCACAAGTTGCAGGTGCTTGTCTCTATGTTGCGTGTCGGTAAGTGGTTACGCTATCGTGTTTTTATTTGCAGATAACATCTGAATGCTAATGGTTCAACAATATTAACTGTTTGGTTGTGACTTTGATTGGATTTTGATAAATATTATATTGgctgtttttttttaaaataaattgaGACTCGGGTTATGATGTAGCATTAACAAACATCTTTTCTAGCTTAATTATTTAGAATTTTATAGGCCCGTTCAGTTCTTCTTGAGGTAAAATGTCACATTTGTGTGAGCCTGAACATGGCTTACAAGCAAGTGTGAAAGGCATTTGACAAATGATTTCACTATATATGTACTTACATATACGCACATGTCTATATAGGGGAATGATCAAATACAAAACAATCTTAACCAAGGAAGTGTAGGAAACCGGGTCAAACGGactcttggttttaaaaagcgggaggcgcacaaaagcgacgaggtctaaaaccGAGGCGTGAAGTGCAAAGCGCCaaagcggtgggcttttcgtacccgaggcgcaagCTAATTATATATACTTTTCTATACATCCCATATGTTTTTAGCTTTCCATACCTAAAATATAGCTATAAGTATGGTTTTTGTATGATTTTAGCTGCATGTACATTCCAAAAAACCCAGGGTTCAACTGTTAGATGTATAAAAACCCCTGGGTACAAGAGGCGCGCGCCTCAGGCCAAAAAAGCCCAGAAAAATTCCCAAAAAGCGCGCTTTTTTGGCGCTTTTTGTAATTACTCTAGAGTCTAGGCGCTGTTTTTAAAACCAAGAACGAACTACAGTTGACCTCATTCCAACGGTGTTGGAATCGGCTTGTCGAACCCTATTCAACTGTATATatggtttagcttttagggtttagagttGAACTTttggggtttagctttagggtttaacaTTAGTATTTTTTGGTTTAGCATCGGtgggtttagcttaggttttagcctttaggatttagcttttagggtttatagtttagattttaggGTTTAGAATTAAGGTTTAGGGTTCAACGAGCCGGTTCTAACGCCAGGAATGAGCTCAATCGGAGTTCATTTGACCCGGTTTCCGATACTTCCTAGGTTAAGGACATTTTGTACCGGATCCTTACCCTgtctatatatacacacacacacatacatgtcTTTGTGTTTACCCGAATTTCTTGCTTCTAATTTTGGTTTACGCTGTGCTATGTACCAATGTATGCACTTTCTAACTGTGAAATTGCTGTCAAGTGTTGCCCAAATATATAATTATTCTTCGTTGTCATTTGGCATGTGATTTGCGGATCTATTAATGGTTGTTGTTATGTTAAACAGGGAAAAGGAGAAACCGTTTCTGCTTATAGAATTCTCGAGTGAATTGGGTGTTAGTGTGTAAGCAATCACCTTCCTTAACTATCAAATATTTTTCAAGTTCTTTTaataacaatatttatttgttatttatattTTCTAGCTACGAGTTGGGCACTGTTTATTTACAGCTTTGCCAATTGTTGAGCCTCCAGAATCATCCATTTGTACAAAGACCAGTTGATCCTAGCCTTTTTATGCATAGATACACTAGGGGTAACAGCTGATTGTCTCAGATTTATTTGaatatcttttatttttttcttgaGTAAATTACACGAATGGTCCTGCTTAACTGatgttaaaatatttattaattccatgtttagttttttttttcaacgaACTTTTCAACCCATTTAAGTAAAAAGGGTATATGGTCATTTCACATGgttttaacaaatattttaaTGCTCCTTAGTGAATGACCAAGGGTGTTACTGGTCGGTGAACAATAGGGACCGTATATGTAATTTCTGAAACAAAAAGGACCAAACTTACAATAAGACATTACCACAAGGACCATTCATGTAATTTGCTCTTTATTCTTTGTTTATATGGTTGATGTTGTTATTTATACcttattgtttttgtgttttagaACTAATGAAAGATGGAGACAATAAGAACGTCCTGAACACTGCATTGCATCTTGCAGTTAGTATGAAAAGAGATTGGattcaggtttttttttttttttgaatttttataattCTCATTTTGTGAGtatatttagggggtgtttgggattgcgttttcaacctgattatttgattattgtgttttgaaatcacaaaaaatctattttgagtgtttggtaaaaaattaataaaaagtgattttttacgttttgtagagttcaaaacgtgataatccataagtaggtcaccccttgctgcaggaaaacgtgattatccaaaaactgattttttacgttttcacttatttatttttttgaaatatatatacttgccaaacactcaaatagttgattatctgattattgtgatatcaaacaacataatcaaatccaaacaatgttgattatctgattattgtgatatcaaacaacataatcaaatccaaacactttctttctgcagcacgttttgttacagctaattatctgattctgattattcaaaacgcataatctattttcaaaactcaaccccaaacacccccttaataaCTTTTCTTCTTCATGATGTTTTCACAGACAGGAAGGAAACCTAGTGGGATATGTGCTGCAGCTATTTATGTTTCTTCTGTGTTACATGGATATAATTTTTCAAAAGCCGATGTCGTGAGTATAATTCTAAAGCTTTTTTTTTAATCATATGAATGGTTATTTCAATTTGTTTAATAAATTCTGTTATGTTCAGTAACATTATGCTTTTGACATGTTAATATTTAAttgatgaaaatagcattttgTTTGGTTATCTGAAGTTGAGATTTTTGCTAATATTATTCTTAGGTTAAAGCTGTACACATTTGTGAAGCAACGTTGACAAAGCGACTGATTGAGTTTGAAAACACAGAAGCTGGGAGTTTAACAGTGAGTTCTATTGCTCTGATCACAACGAAATGAACACATATATGTGCATAATTTGTCATCTTGTATAGTTTTGTCATTTGAATTActtgaatatatatattttttgtgagttttcTTACATATGGTCTTGTTGAGTATGTAGATTGAAGAGTTCACTCAGAGCGCCTTGAGTTATGAGGAGGAAATGCAGTCTTGTAAACAATCTGCCGATGATCTAAAGTTGCCTGGAATGACAGATGTGGTTTGCGAGCACAAAAGGAGTGCAGTTCAATCTGGTTTTGGGCTTTGCAAGGATTGCTATATGGAGTTTTGTGGTGGACTTGAGGGTTCGGAACCTCCAGCATTTCAACGTGCCCAAGTGGAAAGATTATCCGTGATAGAGGTGGGTACTGTTTTATCCTTATTTCGTATCATTTGATTTTTGGAAGTTTAATCTTGATTTCACATGTGAAGGTTAGTTTGGCAAAAGTTAAAAGGGTTTAAAGTTGAAATTAATGGGTAGATTAATTAGAAAAGTATCGGCTGGAAGATCTGTTTGATTTTGTATTAGATTAGAATTCTTGTAGGTCATGTTGACTTGATTGATGATTAGCAAGGGTTGTATCGAGTATAAATATAGGGTTTAGGGGTCACGGATGATCTTTTGCTTTTATCAAAGTTTAAAACGTGACTTGTGATTTGTCACCAATATCGTGTTATGTGATTGCTCGATCCAGTTTTCCAACACTAATACGTGTACTTTGTACATGTAGAAGTTATTATTGTGTTTACTATGCTTAGTGTGAAATTAGGATTTTGACTTGTTCATAATTGTAGGGAACACAGGGTAACATGAAAGAAACTGAAAATACAGTCACTTCAACAGAAGTCGAACGCGTTGGTAAGTTgacttttttcattttttttttcttcagtTGAGAGGATTTCCTGATTTTACTGTTTGTTGTTGTGCTTCTGTGACAATTTTATCAGCTCTCAACTCTGGAAAACTTGACAATAGTGTTGATGCTGTTGAAAGCTCAAAGGAGGCTGTTGAAAGCTCAAAGGAGGCCCTTGCTGATGAAAATGATACGAATGATAATAACGAGACTGATGAAAGTGATGCCTTTGACGATCTGGATGATTCTGAGGTAAGTGAAACTGTTATTTGAAGCTGATAATCGGTATCACGCAGGTTAAAACACGGAATGATTGTCAAAATCCCTTTGCCACAACTCTTTtatttgataataataataatataataataatcttcctatactaataaatgaaaatctttttgtacacgtgtcactctctggtgcctcctcccttttaataataatattacatattaatttttatacacaatataatataatattaattaatataattagagataaacgtataaattcaaatttaatcaatctatactatataataaaagaaaccaatgaagGGACACTTGTCAATATTTTAGAGCATcattaattgtagataattattatttaatttaaattattaaaaaaattattgaaTATTAAACCAATGTTGTATTCCATTGCACCTATACGCCTTCTACAAATTAGAAAAGTCCGGATTTAATGGGTGTTTGGATTTGGTTATTGTAGTTGCTTTACACTTTTGAATTAATCCAAAACAAAACATTATTAtctaaacaattttttttttcccaAACAATTCAAACTATTATTTGATAACAAAAAGCAGGAGCTGAAGCAAAGGATATCAAGGGGACCGCTAATCTCTTGTCATTGAAATttatatggttttttttttaagttaaccgtccctttcgtccctgtggtttgtctaATTATGCAAGTCCAGT comes from the Helianthus annuus cultivar XRQ/B chromosome 4, HanXRQr2.0-SUNRISE, whole genome shotgun sequence genome and includes:
- the LOC110937424 gene encoding transcription factor IIIB 60 kDa subunit, with the translated sequence MTWCQHCAQNTDTHRDYSTGTICCVDCGKVVSQEVYTEDTQFVKDAAGGARMDGNIVRSATTSFADSHRRTLSKGNDIIYWLIEKYGINDVNHATQYYVIAVERGFTRGRRTAQVAGACLYVACREKEKPFLLIEFSSELGVSVYELGTVYLQLCQLLSLQNHPFVQRPVDPSLFMHRYTRELMKDGDNKNVLNTALHLAVSMKRDWIQTGRKPSGICAAAIYVSSVLHGYNFSKADVVKAVHICEATLTKRLIEFENTEAGSLTIEEFTQSALSYEEEMQSCKQSADDLKLPGMTDVVCEHKRSAVQSGFGLCKDCYMEFCGGLEGSEPPAFQRAQVERLSVIEGTQGNMKETENTVTSTEVERVALNSGKLDNSVDAVESSKEAVESSKEALADENDTNDNNETDESDAFDDLDDSEITGYILDPEESSYKTKLWELINGKENMQERAAKEAAAKEAASKKDKIKRKREVEANIKPPQTAGEAASQHFSKKFGSKFNYEAMARLFDEEPIPKHRVDDQMVAEV